A genomic segment from Geitlerinema sp. PCC 7407 encodes:
- a CDS encoding response regulator transcription factor, whose translation MSTVLVVEDSVTQREMITDLLKGSGLSVAVATDGVEALEQVQKHCPDLVVLDIVMPRMNGYEVCRRLKADPKTQNVPIVMCSSKGEEFDRYWGMKQGADAYIAKPFQPTELVGTVKQLLRG comes from the coding sequence ATGAGCACAGTTCTGGTTGTGGAAGACAGCGTCACGCAACGGGAAATGATCACCGACCTCCTCAAAGGAAGCGGTCTCAGCGTAGCCGTCGCCACTGATGGTGTCGAAGCCTTGGAACAGGTGCAAAAGCACTGTCCAGACCTCGTCGTGCTGGATATCGTCATGCCCCGCATGAACGGCTACGAAGTCTGTCGCCGCCTCAAAGCTGACCCCAAGACCCAAAATGTCCCTATTGTGATGTGCTCCTCCAAGGGCGAAGAATTCGATCGCTACTGGGGCATGAAGCAGGGAGCCGATGCCTACATTGCCAAACCCTTTCAGCCAACCGAGCTGGTAGGAACCGTTAAGCAACTACTGCGAGGGTAG
- a CDS encoding chemotaxis protein CheW → MVGNPDFLTGRGQDQAPEFQELESPEGELHLRFFVPSGNEFALPAIGIREVISPTPDRITPIPNVSPLLLGTLNVRGRVIWVADLGQFLGDSAPLNTDRPDISVIAIEDQDLMMGLAVDRIHEMDWLDIEDIQMPTSVPDSMAPFLRGEWVINPDADTVLRLLDQIAILRSARWAT, encoded by the coding sequence ATGGTCGGGAATCCTGATTTTTTGACTGGCAGAGGCCAAGATCAAGCACCAGAGTTTCAAGAACTGGAAAGTCCAGAAGGAGAGTTACATCTTCGGTTCTTTGTTCCCTCAGGTAATGAGTTTGCGCTGCCAGCGATCGGCATTCGCGAAGTCATCTCCCCAACCCCCGATCGCATTACCCCCATTCCTAATGTCTCACCCCTCCTCTTGGGCACGCTCAATGTGCGGGGGCGGGTAATCTGGGTGGCCGATCTGGGGCAGTTTTTGGGAGACTCAGCCCCCCTGAACACCGACCGACCTGACATTTCTGTCATTGCGATCGAAGATCAGGACCTCATGATGGGACTCGCCGTCGATCGCATCCATGAGATGGATTGGCTCGATATCGAAGACATCCAGATGCCTACGAGCGTCCCCGACAGCATGGCTCCATTTTTGCGGGGGGAGTGGGTCATCAATCCAGACGCTGATACAGTGCTTCGGCTTTTGGACCAAATCGCAATTTTGCGATCGGCACGGTGGGCAACATGA
- a CDS encoding methyl-accepting chemotaxis protein: protein MGSSIDYAQEYQQAQMAYMQQDYETAASVIDRLVQDFPEDPSARLLRGHIYCYGLQQYQVAQEEYSAVLGLTSEPDFIDYANSGLAYAEQFAGSGGAAAAFDTSEFNLAAEGDIDAYGPDAYGVPDTSNLEEAYGADVAATPNDAFAQADNAFAADSFGAESWQSFEDEHLDENLLGDASDFNFDDFGGSAAAADNPFGTMGSEGAIAPSEPETPFDNPFGLDADLSTDEANAFAEASNPFALDDAFGTEEAAADNESFFADEPNFGAEEADYGAIAPESPFDTSSAPETPEAPDYPASYSPDAGSYDDTFDPGDFGLGDEGSADDWANAGSTLEDQGSLESFDYGYSQTEDETFFMGDAGADAAGMGSAPYGGFQPTYDQDEQTFIAPPQPEDEAESFGGYDAFDDNAFNDNAFDTFDEDAAYRSSNGGAPVLSAMDSFDSLGSQSNVDFLDEFDEFDDLGDLPDFDLSENSAGFTTPSAGTSFGMGTGRTEAATDEVRFDDFASGLADDGDRSVIGEDELFSISGTSEHLPSFTQSDSQIKEPAVSIEQGWLAFFENAPLAAKQIYTAIAAGFVSAAAVAVTVHISANNSPPWTKLAMVFAPGLASGGTTYVLSQAMARQVKRTTDDLQSQFQSVSQGNLGARATVFSEDEFGQLASGFNHMARVIFTTTSEAQRKAEEQEQAKEDLQRQVIRLLDDVEGAARGDLTVQAEVTADVLGAVADSFNLTIQNLREIVQQVKTAARQVSKSATDNEIFARGLSSDALRQAEELAVTLNSVQVMTDSIQRVAESAREAEEVARSASSTALKGGEAVERTVAGILTIRETVAETTRKVKRLAESSQEISKIVALISQIASRTNLLALNASIEAARAGEAGRGFAIVADEVRQLADRAAKASKEIEQIVLQIQSETGSVMTAMEEGTQQVIEGTKLAEQAKRSLEDIIQVSNRIDILVRSITADTVEQTETSRAVAQVMQSVELTAQETSQEAQRVSGSLQSLVGVARDLLTSVERFKVEAIDSSQSS, encoded by the coding sequence ATGGGTTCGAGCATCGATTACGCGCAAGAATACCAACAGGCCCAAATGGCCTACATGCAGCAGGACTATGAGACTGCGGCCAGTGTCATTGACCGACTGGTGCAGGACTTTCCCGAGGATCCGAGTGCACGCCTGCTGAGGGGGCACATTTACTGCTACGGCTTGCAGCAGTATCAGGTTGCTCAGGAGGAGTACTCAGCGGTGCTGGGGCTGACCTCAGAGCCAGATTTTATTGACTATGCCAATAGCGGTCTTGCTTACGCCGAACAGTTCGCAGGCAGTGGTGGCGCTGCGGCTGCCTTTGACACCTCTGAGTTCAATCTTGCTGCCGAGGGTGACATCGACGCCTACGGGCCGGACGCCTATGGTGTCCCTGACACTAGCAATCTAGAAGAGGCCTACGGCGCCGACGTTGCTGCAACGCCAAACGATGCCTTTGCCCAAGCAGACAATGCTTTTGCCGCTGACAGCTTTGGCGCGGAGAGCTGGCAGTCTTTTGAGGATGAGCATCTCGACGAGAACTTGTTGGGGGATGCTTCGGACTTTAATTTTGATGATTTTGGCGGATCGGCGGCGGCAGCGGACAACCCCTTTGGCACGATGGGCTCAGAAGGGGCGATCGCCCCTTCTGAGCCCGAGACTCCCTTTGACAATCCCTTTGGCCTCGACGCCGATCTGAGTACCGACGAAGCAAATGCTTTTGCAGAAGCCAGCAACCCCTTCGCCCTAGACGATGCCTTTGGCACCGAGGAGGCCGCTGCTGACAATGAGAGCTTCTTTGCAGATGAGCCTAACTTTGGCGCTGAGGAGGCCGACTACGGCGCGATCGCCCCAGAGTCCCCGTTCGACACCTCATCCGCCCCAGAGACTCCGGAGGCCCCGGACTATCCGGCTTCCTACAGCCCAGACGCGGGGAGCTACGATGACACCTTCGATCCAGGGGACTTTGGCCTCGGCGACGAGGGCAGCGCCGACGACTGGGCCAACGCAGGCAGCACCCTCGAAGACCAAGGCAGCCTAGAATCCTTCGACTATGGCTACAGCCAAACCGAGGACGAAACGTTTTTCATGGGGGATGCAGGGGCTGACGCAGCCGGGATGGGCAGCGCACCCTACGGCGGCTTTCAGCCAACCTATGACCAAGACGAGCAGACGTTTATCGCTCCACCCCAGCCTGAGGACGAGGCTGAGTCTTTTGGCGGCTATGACGCCTTTGACGACAACGCTTTTAACGACAACGCCTTCGACACGTTCGATGAAGACGCGGCCTATCGCTCGTCCAACGGCGGCGCGCCCGTCCTCTCAGCGATGGATTCCTTTGACTCCCTCGGTAGCCAGAGCAACGTTGACTTTCTAGACGAATTCGATGAGTTTGACGACCTAGGGGATCTGCCCGACTTCGATTTGTCAGAAAATTCGGCGGGCTTTACGACCCCCTCGGCTGGCACCAGCTTTGGCATGGGGACCGGGCGCACTGAAGCGGCCACAGATGAGGTGCGCTTCGACGACTTTGCAAGCGGCCTCGCGGATGACGGCGATCGCTCGGTGATAGGCGAAGATGAGCTGTTCAGCATCTCCGGCACCTCCGAGCATCTGCCCAGCTTCACCCAGTCCGACAGCCAGATCAAAGAACCCGCCGTCTCCATCGAGCAGGGCTGGCTTGCATTCTTCGAAAATGCACCCTTGGCTGCCAAGCAAATATATACAGCGATCGCTGCCGGGTTCGTTTCGGCTGCCGCCGTAGCCGTGACAGTCCATATCTCTGCAAACAACTCTCCTCCATGGACCAAGCTTGCCATGGTCTTTGCACCCGGTCTGGCCAGCGGCGGCACGACCTATGTGCTGAGCCAGGCAATGGCTCGGCAGGTCAAGCGAACCACCGACGATCTACAATCGCAGTTCCAGTCCGTGTCCCAAGGCAATTTGGGAGCGCGGGCAACGGTCTTTTCGGAAGATGAGTTCGGTCAGCTGGCCTCCGGCTTCAACCACATGGCCCGCGTGATCTTCACCACCACCAGCGAAGCGCAGCGCAAGGCCGAAGAGCAAGAGCAGGCCAAAGAAGACCTCCAGCGCCAAGTGATTCGTCTGCTGGACGACGTGGAAGGGGCGGCCCGAGGAGACTTGACTGTCCAGGCAGAGGTCACGGCAGACGTTTTGGGCGCCGTTGCTGACTCCTTCAACTTGACGATTCAGAACCTGCGGGAAATCGTGCAGCAGGTGAAGACCGCCGCTCGCCAGGTGAGCAAGAGCGCTACGGACAACGAGATTTTCGCCCGGGGCCTGTCCTCTGACGCCCTCCGGCAAGCGGAGGAGTTGGCCGTCACGCTGAACTCGGTGCAGGTGATGACGGACTCGATTCAGCGGGTGGCCGAGAGCGCCCGGGAAGCAGAAGAGGTGGCCCGCTCAGCATCGTCGACCGCTCTGAAAGGGGGCGAGGCAGTGGAGCGCACCGTGGCGGGTATTTTGACGATTCGCGAAACGGTGGCGGAAACCACCCGGAAGGTGAAGCGCCTCGCTGAGTCGTCCCAGGAAATCTCGAAGATTGTGGCGCTGATTTCTCAGATTGCGTCTCGAACCAACCTCCTCGCCCTCAACGCCAGTATTGAGGCGGCGCGGGCGGGAGAAGCGGGCCGAGGCTTTGCGATCGTGGCCGATGAGGTGCGACAGCTGGCAGACCGGGCCGCCAAGGCGTCGAAGGAGATTGAGCAAATCGTGCTCCAGATCCAGAGCGAGACGGGGTCCGTGATGACGGCGATGGAAGAAGGCACCCAGCAGGTGATCGAGGGAACAAAGCTGGCAGAACAAGCCAAGCGATCCCTCGAAGACATCATTCAAGTGTCCAACCGCATTGACATTCTGGTGCGCTCCATCACGGCGGATACGGTGGAGCAAACCGAAACCTCTCGAGCCGTGGCCCAGGTGATGCAATCGGTGGAGTTGACGGCGCAGGAAACGTCCCAGGAAGCTCAGCGAGTTTCGGGCTCTCTGCAAAGTCTGGTGGGGGTTGCGCGGGACCTGCTGACCTCGGTGGAACGGTTTAAAGTTGAGGCGATCGACTCCTCCCAATCGTCTTGA